The Flavobacterium johnsoniae UW101 genomic interval GCGATTAGTTTTGATCCAACACAGTCTCCTTATCAGGCAGGTTCTCGTTATGGGGGATACTTTGAATGGTTAGAAGCAAATGGAAACTTAGCATTATTACCTGCTAAAAACCCAGTTGCAAGATTAAACCAAGAAGATAAAAGATCTAAATCTACCAGAAAATGGGGTAACATTAGCGTAGATTATAAATTCCATTTCTTTGAAGATTTAAGAATCGTTGCTGAAGCTGGTATTGACAGATTTGACAGCAGCGGTTACAATAGACAAAGTACAGAAAGTGCTTTAGGATTTCAGCCAACTGCATTTAGTTCAGGAACATGGGTAAATTTAGGAAACTATGATACTTATACTGATGATCTTCAAAACAAAAATTTAAATGCATATTTTGTTTACAGCAAAAATTTAGGAAAACTTAAATTGGATGCTACTGCTGGATACAACTATCAGTTATTCCAAAAAGAAAAATACCAGTCAGGAGCGCTTACACAGCCTGCAGCAACTAGAAATGAAGATGTTATTACAGATCCGGATATTAATCTACAATCATTCTTTGGTCGTTTAAACTTAGGATGGGACAGCAGATACTTACTGACATTAAATTATAGAAGAGACGGAACATCTCGTTTCTCTGAAAGTAATAGATGGGGGAACTTTTTAGGAGGTGCTTTTGCCTGGAACGTTGCTGAAGAATCTTTCTTAAAAGGTAACGAAACACTATCTAGTTTAAAATTGAGAGCTGGTTATGGTACTACAGGACAACAGGATATTTCACCGCAGTATGATTATTTAAGAAGAGTTACCCTTGGTACAGTTAATACTCAATATGTATTTAATGGTGTTGTTTACAGAACAGCAAGACCTGAGGGATATAACGAAAACATCAAATGGGAAGAATTGTCAGAGATGAATATTGGTGTGGATTTTGGATTCTTAAGAGATAGAATTACGGGGACAATTAACTATTTTGATAAAAAATCATCTGATTTGTTAGCTGATGTATTAGTTCCGGATGGTGCTAATTTAAGGAATCAAGGATATAATAATATTGGTAATTTAAGAACAAAAGGTCTTGAATTCAGTCTTCAGTCAGATATCATTAAAAAAGATAATTTAACTTGGAATGTAGCAGTTAATGCTACTTATTTGGATCAAAAAATCGAAAATTTAGGTCAGACAGTTGAAGGTTTCCAAGGTTACGAAGTAGGAGATAATATTAAAGGAGGAAATGGAAATAAGGTGTTAATTAACACAGTTGGATTTGCTCCAAATTCATTTTTTGTTTACGAGCAATTGTATGATGCTAACAAAAAGCCTATTGCAGGTGCTTATGTAGATAGAAACGGAGATGGTAAAATTGATGCTAATGATCGTTACAGATATAAAAAACCAACAGCAGATTACACATTTGGTTTATTCTCTACTTTAAACTACAAAAAGTTTGATTTTACAATGAACTGGAGAGCAAGTTTAGGAAATTACATTTTTGACAACGTAAATTCTAATATGGGTTATTCAGATGCTGCTTTAAGAAGACAAACAGACTTGTCTAACGTAAGTTCAGATTACTTAAACACAGGCTTTACTTTTGAAGATAATGGAACACAACGTTATTTATCTAACTATTATGTTAAAGATGCATCTTTTATTAAATTAGATAACGTGACTCTGGGATATACTTTAGATAAATCTTTATTAAAAGATGTTTCTTTAAGATTCTCTGCTGGTGTTCAGAACGTTTTTGTACTTACAAAATATGATGGGTTAGATCCGGAGAAATTCAACGGAATTGACGGTAACGTTTACCCAAGAGCAAGAACTTTCTTGTTTGGAGTAAATGCAAGTTTCTAATAGTACATTGAAAAACAAAATTTAAAACATACAAAATGAAAATATCATTTAAATATATATCTTATTTCTTCCTATTTATCTTAGGAATAAGTATGACGCTTACTTCGTGTACTGACGATTTAAACGTGACACCAAAAGATGACGATGAGTTTTTATCTGAGACCTTTTTCCAGGATCCAGCATCTTACAAACAAGTTTTAGCAAAATTATATGCTGGTTTATATGTTGGAGGTAATGACGGTGACGGACAAGCTGATATTGCAGGTCTTAGCGGAGATTTCAGCAGTTATTTACGTTTGCTTTTTGTAACACAGGAATTTACAACAGATGAAGCGATTATTGCCTGGGCTGATGGTACTTTACCAACATTGAACACGCAGACTTGGTCTCCTCAAAATGAGTTTTTATACGGAACTTATTCAAGAGCATCTTATCATATCAGTTTAGCAAATGAGTTTTTAAGACAAACTACAGATGAGAAATTAAATGCCAGAGGTGTTGATGCTAATTTAAAAGCTGAAATTGCAACTTTTAGAGCTGAAGCACGTTTCTTAAGAGCTTTTTCTTATGTTAACTTAATGGACTTATTTGGTAATGTGCCTATTACTACAGAAGCAGATCCAGTTGGCTTCTTTTATCCAGTTCAAAAATCAAGAGCGGAAGTTTTTGCTTTTGTAGAATCTGAATTAAAAGATTTAGACAGCAGTCTGCCAAATGCAAGAACGAATGAGTATGGAAGAATAGACAAAGTTGCCGCTAAATTTTTGTTAGCTCAAATTTATCTAAATGCTAAGGTTTACACTGGAACAGAAAAAAATAATGAAGTAGGTACTTTATGTACTGAAATCATTAACTCAGGATATACTTTTGCAAACGTTCCTTATGCGTATTTGTTTTCTGCGGATAATGATAAAAATGGAGCGCAAAACGAAGTTATTTTCCCAATCATAAGTGATGGAAATGCTATCAGAGCAACTGGTGGAGGAATGAGTTTTATTCTTCACGCTTCTATTGGAGGAAGCATGGATGCCGCTTCAAGAGGAATGGACGGAGGATGGCAGGGTATCAGAACTCGTAAAGAGTTTGTGGCTCTTTTCCCTGATGCAACAGCAACAGGAGATAAAAGAGGAACTTTCTATACTGATGGACAGGCTTTAGATATTACGAATGTATCAACATTTACAGATGGTTATGCTGTAACAAAATACATAAATAAAAAAGCTGATGGTTCACCAGCACAAAGAACTGATATTCCTGATACTGATTTTCCAGTTTTTAGAATTTCTGATGCTTATTTAATGTATGCAGAAGCGGCAGTTAGAGGTGCTAGTACAGCAAACATTGGAACTGCAGTAAATTATATTAACCAAATTAGAACAAGAGCGGAAGCATCTACAATATCTGCTGCAAATTTGAATCTTGATTTTATCCTTGCAGAGAGAGGTAGAGAATTGTTTTGGGAATGTCACAGAAGAACGGATTTAATTCGTTTTGGTAAATTCACAGGAGGATCTAAAATCTGGCAATGGAAAGGCGGAACAATGAATGGTGTTGCGACAGAATCTTTTAGAGATTTAATGCCTATTCCTGCGAAAACAATTCAGGCTAATCCGACTTTAAAACAAAATCCAGGATACTAACACCTAATAGAACTTAAAAATGAAAAATATATATAAAGTTTTAATCGCATTTATTGGTGTATTGGCAGTGTCATGTAATGCAGATGCTGTAGACGAAAGACCAGTTCTTAATGTTGTTTCAGCACCAGAAATTACTGCTCCTGCAACAGGACAAAATTATGTTCTAGATGTTGAAAAAGCAGCAGAAGAGGCAGCGAAATTTACATGGTCAGCTGCAGAATATTCAACAAATGTTGCTGTAAAATACACCTTGTTAATTGATAAAAAAGGAGGTGATTTTAGTGCTGCAAAAACATTGCAGACTACAACAAACAGTATTACTGAAGTGTCTGTACTTGCCAGAGAATTGAATCAGGCAGCGATTGATCTTGGAGGAAAACCTGAAGAAGCTGCTCAGTACGATGTAAAAATTAAATCTGATGTTTCTGGAGGATTTCCTCAGGTGTCTAAAGGTTTAATTACAATCACAGTTACTCCTTACACAGGAAAAGTTCCTTATGATTTTAATGACTGGTACTTAGTTGGAGACGCAACCGTTTCTGGATGGGATAACAATAAAGGGAACCAAATTTTATTTAGAAGCGCTGCAAATGCTAATGAATATAAATTTACAGGATTCTTCAAAAAAGGTGTATTCAAGGCTATCAAAAACCTAGGAAGCTGGGCTCCAATGTATGGAGGGAAAGATGGATCTTTAGCTTATAGAGCAACAGAAGGAGATCAAGATCCGGCAAGTTTTGAAATTCCTGCAGATGGATATTACACTTTTGTTATGGATGTTCAAAAATTAACCTACACATTAGCTCCATATGCAGCAGGTGCGGGAGCAACAGTTTATAACACAATTGGTATTATTGGAGATGCAACTGCTAAAGGGTGGGATGCTTCAACGCCAATGGTTAAATCTGCTTTTAATGCTCACATCTGGACTTTAGGCGTGACATCTCTAAATGATGGAGGAATGAAATTTAGAGCTAATGATGCTTGGGATGTGTCTTGGGGAGGCAAAACAGCTTTTTCAGGTGGAGGAACTGGTGATAACATACCAGTAGCTAAATCTAAATATGTTATCTATTTCAATGATTTAGACGGAAGTTATTTGATGATTCCAAATCAATAATAAACTTTCTTCATACTAAAATGGGGCTATCTGCTAGATAGCCCTTTTTTAATCAGACTGACTAACCGAAAAAACCACACTATTATGAAAAAAACTTTACTATCAATATTTTTATTGATGGCAGTAACAGTTTTTGCCCAGCAGCAAACCGTTACTTATTCAATAAACCCTCCCACTTTTGAAGATACTACGCCAATTACAATAACAATTAATGGTACCAGTATTAATGAAAGTACGTGGGGAGTTACAGGTAATGCATTGTATCTTTGGTCATGGTCTTATGATGTAAATGATACCAACCAAATGGATTCTCCGTCTAACGGATCATGGACTTCTTCAAATGAAGCTGCAAAGTTTACCTATAATGCAGGTACTGATACTTATACTAAAACTTTTACACCGTCTGTATATTTTGGACGAAATGGAATTGGCAGAATAGGATTTTTGGTTAAAGCAAAAGACGGAAGCGGCAGCAAACAATCTCAGGATATTGTTGTCGAAGTTGGATCTTTTCAGGTAAACCTAACTTCACCTGTAGAAAATAGCGCTTCAATTATAGCGTCTGGTTCCAATTTTAATATTGCAGCCACAAATACAAACGGAGCGGCAAGCTATTCGTTAAAAGCAAATGGAACAGTAATAAATACCAATGCAAGTACTGCAAGTTATTCTTATTCTCATATAAATGTTACTAATAATCAAACGTATGAATTGAGTGTAACTCAGGGATCGACTACAATTGTAAAAAAGTTTTCAGTTGTGGTAAATCCAAACACAGTTTCTCAAACAATGCCTGCAGGATTAGTTGATGGAATTAATTATAATTCCAATGATACTTCAAAAGCAACATTGGTTCTTGATGCTCCTTTAAAAGATTTTGTTTACGTTGCCGGAAGTTTCAATAACTGGCAGCCAACTTCGGCGTATGCCATGAAAAAAGATCCTGTTTCGGGAAAATTTTGGTTAGAATTAACCGGATTGGTTTCGGGA includes:
- a CDS encoding RagB/SusD family nutrient uptake outer membrane protein, whose translation is MKISFKYISYFFLFILGISMTLTSCTDDLNVTPKDDDEFLSETFFQDPASYKQVLAKLYAGLYVGGNDGDGQADIAGLSGDFSSYLRLLFVTQEFTTDEAIIAWADGTLPTLNTQTWSPQNEFLYGTYSRASYHISLANEFLRQTTDEKLNARGVDANLKAEIATFRAEARFLRAFSYVNLMDLFGNVPITTEADPVGFFYPVQKSRAEVFAFVESELKDLDSSLPNARTNEYGRIDKVAAKFLLAQIYLNAKVYTGTEKNNEVGTLCTEIINSGYTFANVPYAYLFSADNDKNGAQNEVIFPIISDGNAIRATGGGMSFILHASIGGSMDAASRGMDGGWQGIRTRKEFVALFPDATATGDKRGTFYTDGQALDITNVSTFTDGYAVTKYINKKADGSPAQRTDIPDTDFPVFRISDAYLMYAEAAVRGASTANIGTAVNYINQIRTRAEASTISAANLNLDFILAERGRELFWECHRRTDLIRFGKFTGGSKIWQWKGGTMNGVATESFRDLMPIPAKTIQANPTLKQNPGY
- a CDS encoding SusE domain-containing protein; the protein is MKNIYKVLIAFIGVLAVSCNADAVDERPVLNVVSAPEITAPATGQNYVLDVEKAAEEAAKFTWSAAEYSTNVAVKYTLLIDKKGGDFSAAKTLQTTTNSITEVSVLARELNQAAIDLGGKPEEAAQYDVKIKSDVSGGFPQVSKGLITITVTPYTGKVPYDFNDWYLVGDATVSGWDNNKGNQILFRSAANANEYKFTGFFKKGVFKAIKNLGSWAPMYGGKDGSLAYRATEGDQDPASFEIPADGYYTFVMDVQKLTYTLAPYAAGAGATVYNTIGIIGDATAKGWDASTPMVKSAFNAHIWTLGVTSLNDGGMKFRANDAWDVSWGGKTAFSGGGTGDNIPVAKSKYVIYFNDLDGSYLMIPNQ
- a CDS encoding SusC/RagA family TonB-linked outer membrane protein; this translates as MKTIYKKLLFLFLLLPFSVLAQNTLTGTVVDKTTGQPIPGVNVNVQGAPNGASTGFDGNYQLSNVKNGSKIVVSFIGYKTETIDYTGQKTLNVSLSEDTNQLQEVVVQVGYGTVKKKDATGSVSQISAKEFNKGINVTPESLIGGRIAGVNVVGGGAPGAKADIRIRGGSSLSASNDPLIILDGLPLSNAVPSGATSILSTIDPNDIESFTVLKDASAAAIYGSRAANGVIVITTKKGTKGGVKVNFSSQVGVNTVANTVDVLNADQFRNFVNTKGSDAQKALMGTASTNWQDEIFHTALTTNNNISVSGALFNKLPVRLSVGNVDNPGILRNTSFERTTTSISLNPVLFDNHLKIDISGNLSFSKNQFQDEDAVIGSAISFDPTQSPYQAGSRYGGYFEWLEANGNLALLPAKNPVARLNQEDKRSKSTRKWGNISVDYKFHFFEDLRIVAEAGIDRFDSSGYNRQSTESALGFQPTAFSSGTWVNLGNYDTYTDDLQNKNLNAYFVYSKNLGKLKLDATAGYNYQLFQKEKYQSGALTQPAATRNEDVITDPDINLQSFFGRLNLGWDSRYLLTLNYRRDGTSRFSESNRWGNFLGGAFAWNVAEESFLKGNETLSSLKLRAGYGTTGQQDISPQYDYLRRVTLGTVNTQYVFNGVVYRTARPEGYNENIKWEELSEMNIGVDFGFLRDRITGTINYFDKKSSDLLADVLVPDGANLRNQGYNNIGNLRTKGLEFSLQSDIIKKDNLTWNVAVNATYLDQKIENLGQTVEGFQGYEVGDNIKGGNGNKVLINTVGFAPNSFFVYEQLYDANKKPIAGAYVDRNGDGKIDANDRYRYKKPTADYTFGLFSTLNYKKFDFTMNWRASLGNYIFDNVNSNMGYSDAALRRQTDLSNVSSDYLNTGFTFEDNGTQRYLSNYYVKDASFIKLDNVTLGYTLDKSLLKDVSLRFSAGVQNVFVLTKYDGLDPEKFNGIDGNVYPRARTFLFGVNASF